A window of Aquitalea denitrificans contains these coding sequences:
- a CDS encoding TIGR02285 family protein: protein MFSAATWQDGAGFCQPLLTVGMAWSLALAGGVVQAGEVSVNWQMPDYPPVIITSGPYQGTGYADVFLRYFIERTPEFHHVVQNSSMSRVFGLMKQGLPVCEPSLLKTAEREAYVDFSGPVEFVLPHHLVVRADRVGRLAAYRDGGGAVDIARLMRDTTLITVRQEKRGYPPPVLEAMTAAAGQKNLLLTSDDDEGPFRQLASGWVDYIISYPDEINWFSRKLQLPAEQKFVYLPIAGLPEYTIGYVGCTKSEWGRKVVRRVNEIVARAGKRPPWIDAEARWLDPEAARRYEDVFVRRSPFKSNSR, encoded by the coding sequence ATGTTCTCAGCCGCCACATGGCAAGACGGGGCAGGGTTTTGCCAGCCACTGTTGACGGTTGGCATGGCCTGGAGTCTCGCCCTGGCCGGTGGCGTGGTACAGGCCGGCGAGGTCAGCGTCAACTGGCAGATGCCCGACTATCCGCCGGTCATCATTACCAGCGGCCCATATCAGGGGACGGGCTACGCCGATGTGTTCCTGCGCTATTTCATCGAACGTACGCCCGAGTTCCACCACGTGGTGCAAAACTCCAGCATGTCACGGGTATTTGGCCTGATGAAGCAGGGGCTGCCGGTGTGCGAACCCAGCCTGCTCAAGACCGCAGAGCGTGAAGCCTACGTGGACTTCAGCGGCCCGGTGGAGTTTGTCCTGCCGCACCACCTGGTGGTGCGCGCCGACCGGGTGGGCCGTCTGGCGGCATACCGCGATGGCGGCGGGGCGGTGGATATCGCCCGGCTGATGCGCGATACCACGCTGATTACCGTGAGGCAGGAGAAACGCGGCTATCCGCCTCCGGTACTGGAGGCCATGACGGCGGCGGCCGGGCAGAAAAACCTGCTGCTGACCAGCGATGACGACGAGGGGCCGTTCCGTCAGCTGGCCAGCGGCTGGGTGGATTACATCATCAGCTATCCGGATGAAATCAACTGGTTTTCGCGTAAATTGCAGCTGCCGGCCGAGCAGAAATTTGTCTATCTGCCGATTGCCGGCCTGCCCGAATACACCATCGGCTATGTGGGTTGTACCAAGAGTGAGTGGGGCCGCAAGGTGGTCCGGCGGGTGAACGAGATCGTTGCCAGGGCCGGCAAGCGACCACCGTGGATTGATGCCGAGGCGCGCTGGCTGGACCCGGAGGCCGCCAGGCGCTACGAGGATGTGTTTGTCCGGCGCTCACCTTTCAAAAGCAATTCCAGGTAA
- a CDS encoding diguanylate cyclase: MYTFSSWHGLRQICTRLSHGMSSVLARRMLLWIVCISASAALIATSVQLFFDYRQDVSDLEKGMHYIEQNQLPGLADAAWNFNVASMQVQLDGIGHSPWVAGAMVRYGPSQQAELTTGQMDRDADRIYRFALRRHGMVVGMIYIEPNLHTLYGRTLDRIAIVLAAQTAKSMVTSICILLLISWMITRHLTQMAEFAQSFEPGKRLRPFVLHRRHAHQDELSVLADGLNDAYARLQRAHDFEVHHNDILMQEVALRTAELQDAHARLARQAISDKLTGALNRFGLEERFAVEMQRAQAEGRQLAVIMADIDKFKQVNDRWGHLVGDTLLQDFTAILQDRLRASDTLARWGGEEFVVLCPDTSLEQAMQLAEHMRACVAAHRFAVVDSASSSFGVAAWRSGDVTDSLVKRVDDALYRAKQNGRNRVCPEAPAQA, translated from the coding sequence ATGTACACGTTTTCCTCCTGGCATGGCCTGCGCCAGATCTGCACCCGTTTGAGTCACGGCATGTCCAGCGTGCTGGCCCGGCGCATGCTGTTGTGGATTGTCTGCATCAGCGCCAGCGCGGCATTGATTGCCACCTCGGTACAGCTGTTTTTCGACTACCGGCAGGATGTGTCCGATCTGGAAAAGGGCATGCATTACATCGAGCAGAACCAGCTGCCCGGTTTGGCCGATGCCGCCTGGAACTTCAATGTCGCCAGCATGCAGGTACAACTGGATGGTATCGGCCATTCGCCCTGGGTTGCCGGGGCCATGGTGCGCTATGGCCCCAGCCAGCAGGCGGAGCTGACCACCGGCCAGATGGACCGCGATGCGGACCGCATCTACCGCTTTGCCCTGCGGCGTCATGGCATGGTGGTGGGGATGATCTACATCGAGCCTAACCTGCACACCCTGTATGGCCGTACCCTGGACCGCATTGCCATCGTGCTGGCGGCACAGACGGCCAAGTCCATGGTCACCTCGATCTGCATCCTGCTGTTGATTTCATGGATGATCACCCGCCACCTGACGCAAATGGCGGAATTTGCCCAATCATTCGAACCAGGCAAGCGTTTGCGTCCCTTTGTGCTGCATCGTCGGCATGCGCATCAGGATGAGCTGAGCGTGCTGGCCGATGGCCTGAATGATGCCTATGCCCGCCTGCAGCGGGCGCATGATTTCGAGGTGCACCATAACGATATCCTGATGCAGGAAGTGGCACTGCGCACGGCTGAACTGCAGGATGCGCATGCGCGGCTGGCACGGCAGGCAATCAGTGACAAGCTGACTGGTGCGCTCAACCGTTTTGGGCTGGAAGAGCGCTTTGCCGTTGAAATGCAGCGTGCGCAGGCAGAGGGGCGCCAACTGGCGGTAATCATGGCCGATATCGACAAGTTCAAGCAGGTAAACGATCGCTGGGGCCATCTGGTTGGTGATACGTTGCTGCAGGATTTCACTGCCATCCTGCAAGATAGGCTGCGCGCAAGCGATACCCTGGCACGCTGGGGTGGCGAGGAATTTGTGGTGTTGTGTCCGGATACCAGCCTAGAGCAGGCCATGCAGCTGGCCGAGCACATGCGCGCCTGCGTTGCGGCACACCGCTTTGCCGTGGTGGACAGTGCAAGCAGCAGCTTTGGCGTGGCCGCATGGCGCAGCGGCGACGTGACCGACAGCCTGGTGAAGCGGGTGGACGATGCCCTGTACCGTGCCAAGCAGAATGGCCGCAACCGGGTTTGCCCGGAAGCGCCGGCACAAGCCTAG
- a CDS encoding DUF411 domain-containing protein codes for MATIRTRIFAALFGAFSTAVFAATPVTLYKSPTCSCCEAYISYLKHNGFDVSAINRDDMQPIKQQMGVTPGLGSCHTAKIGRYTIEGHVPVAAIKKLLASKADVVGLSAPGMPLNSPGMGEEKPGTLAIYTMSKDQRTGVLFGRF; via the coding sequence ATGGCCACCATCCGTACCCGCATTTTTGCCGCCTTGTTCGGCGCGTTTAGCACCGCTGTTTTTGCCGCTACCCCGGTCACGCTGTACAAGAGCCCCACTTGCAGCTGCTGCGAGGCCTATATCAGCTATCTCAAGCACAACGGTTTTGATGTCAGCGCCATCAATCGTGATGACATGCAGCCGATCAAGCAGCAGATGGGGGTTACCCCCGGTCTGGGCAGCTGCCATACCGCCAAGATCGGCCGCTACACTATTGAAGGTCATGTGCCGGTGGCCGCCATCAAGAAGCTGCTTGCCAGCAAGGCCGACGTGGTGGGCCTGTCTGCCCCCGGCATGCCACTGAACAGCCCCGGCATGGGTGAAGAAAAGCCAGGCACGCTGGCCATCTACACCATGAGCAAAGACCAACGTACCGGCGTGCTGTTTGGCCGTTTCTGA
- a CDS encoding cupredoxin domain-containing protein, whose product MYYQRHILLLALLLPATAMAQMKGMDMPKHFAFGQPAPESEATRTIHVEATDTMRLNFDAMNIHRGEVVKFVVSNSGQAVHEFAIGDEAFRKKHMLEMRKQMAGMEHHDVNVLSIKGGETKTIVWRFDPLKSKSVLFACYVPGHFEAGMYHRHVMLKQALPN is encoded by the coding sequence ATGTACTATCAACGACACATTCTGCTGCTGGCACTACTGCTGCCCGCCACTGCCATGGCCCAGATGAAGGGCATGGACATGCCGAAGCACTTTGCTTTTGGCCAGCCTGCACCGGAATCCGAGGCCACGCGGACCATCCATGTCGAAGCCACCGACACCATGCGGCTTAATTTCGATGCCATGAACATCCACCGGGGTGAGGTGGTGAAGTTTGTCGTGAGCAATAGCGGGCAGGCTGTGCATGAATTTGCCATCGGCGATGAGGCATTCCGCAAGAAGCATATGCTGGAAATGCGCAAACAGATGGCGGGAATGGAACATCACGATGTCAATGTGCTATCCATCAAGGGGGGTGAGACTAAAACCATTGTCTGGCGCTTTGATCCGCTCAAGAGCAAGTCCGTCCTGTTTGCCTGTTATGTGCCAGGGCACTTCGAAGCTGGCATGTATCACCGGCATGTCATGCTGAAACAAGCCTTGCCCAATTGA
- a CDS encoding response regulator transcription factor has translation MAKILLVEDEAELREELARFLLRSGHQVWQAGSMAEFSALQVVTDIAILDIGLPDGTGLDVAHVIRRESPRTGIIMLTARSSTQDMLSGLNGGADHYLVKPFRLLELDAIINALYRRIGGDWCLNLRTRQLLSPQGLHISLSLAELLLFQQLAATGLQILNRKNLVEALGFNWLDFDMRRLDTMISRLRKRWADETGTALPLKTEHGKGYSFLATIAQLQ, from the coding sequence GTGGCAAAGATCTTATTGGTAGAAGACGAGGCCGAGCTGCGTGAGGAGCTGGCCAGATTCCTGCTGCGTAGTGGGCATCAGGTATGGCAGGCCGGCTCCATGGCAGAGTTTTCGGCACTGCAAGTTGTAACTGACATTGCAATTCTGGATATCGGCCTGCCGGATGGCACCGGGCTGGATGTGGCGCATGTCATTCGTCGCGAATCACCACGTACCGGCATCATCATGCTGACGGCCCGCAGTTCAACACAGGACATGCTCAGCGGCCTGAATGGCGGTGCCGACCACTATCTGGTAAAGCCGTTCCGCTTGCTGGAGCTGGATGCCATCATCAACGCCTTGTACCGTCGTATCGGGGGTGACTGGTGTCTGAATCTGCGCACGCGCCAGCTGCTTTCACCGCAAGGGCTGCATATCTCCCTGTCGCTGGCCGAACTGTTGTTGTTTCAGCAACTTGCTGCCACCGGTCTGCAGATATTGAATCGCAAGAATCTGGTTGAAGCACTGGGATTTAACTGGCTGGATTTCGACATGCGCCGGCTGGATACCATGATCAGCCGACTGCGCAAGCGTTGGGCCGATGAAACCGGCACGGCCTTGCCGCTGAAAACCGAACATGGCAAGGGCTACAGCTTTCTTGCCACGATTGCCCAGCTGCAGTAA
- a CDS encoding sensor histidine kinase has translation MPVFPHRICSWIFIAVLISCLNIQMAFSAPANEALQYTWKTLIDPSGEKKINEIRLKEHLFKAASSNAFGYQPGAVWIRMEIVRKPEQAAHWWLELQSPMLDLATLYEQDASGRLLIRKMGDHIPMSDHEIDYRNAVFRMNIPANKPYIIYLRLQSQNTLTITPVFFSYKSLITSIATEQIFFGALASVYFALLLNGFWLYRASSDRSYSWFALYALSNLIVMLGSEGYIYQYLLGDYSDLNEIILIVSIYFSVPIGGQLLLYYLEIQSKVFWRIVQLDWFFSTLAVTLLFQADQQWIRPAFQAWILLNMLFGTVFVYTMRNKNKMALRILLALLPFWLAVALRSLRNVALLPSNIVTDNTYYLGMALYMLALNYAVSIKIKTLREAHDHAQAEALRLAKKNEHELEEQVIQRTVQLQQAVRRVEASLQIERRAQAEQREFFATVSHELRTPLTVIDMTAQNLELDATELDTETRNRYSKILQATNRLSLLLDRYLNEDSFTLMRRGVQYRQCNLHMMLEDAARSASILSSAHQFILQLDLLPENIVCDPDLMLLVLRSLADNAVKYTPPESTILFTGSAAGDHINIFIRDNGPGMSAETLARVFEPHFRGANSTGKPGSGLGLMLARKLMENQGGRLEIDSLEGKGCRIHLCLPLHIAAVADISPA, from the coding sequence ATGCCTGTATTCCCGCACCGCATCTGCTCATGGATATTCATTGCAGTGCTGATCTCATGCCTTAATATTCAAATGGCATTTTCAGCACCCGCTAACGAAGCTTTGCAATACACATGGAAAACACTGATTGATCCGAGCGGTGAAAAGAAAATTAATGAAATCCGTCTGAAAGAGCATCTATTCAAAGCAGCCAGCTCTAACGCATTTGGCTATCAGCCTGGTGCGGTATGGATAAGAATGGAAATAGTGCGCAAGCCAGAACAGGCCGCGCATTGGTGGCTGGAGCTGCAGTCTCCCATGCTGGATCTCGCCACACTATACGAACAGGATGCATCAGGAAGATTGCTGATTCGTAAAATGGGGGACCACATCCCCATGTCTGATCATGAAATTGATTATCGCAATGCTGTATTCAGGATGAACATTCCGGCAAACAAGCCATATATTATTTACCTTCGCCTGCAAAGCCAAAACACCCTCACCATCACACCGGTATTTTTTTCATACAAATCGCTGATCACCAGCATTGCCACCGAGCAGATTTTCTTCGGCGCACTGGCATCGGTCTATTTCGCCTTGCTATTGAATGGATTTTGGCTTTACCGGGCATCCAGCGACCGCTCCTATAGCTGGTTTGCACTTTATGCGCTATCCAACTTGATTGTCATGCTGGGTTCGGAAGGATACATCTATCAATATTTATTGGGAGATTATTCTGACCTGAATGAAATCATACTGATTGTCAGTATTTATTTTAGCGTTCCGATAGGTGGGCAATTGCTTTTGTATTATCTGGAAATACAGAGCAAGGTATTCTGGCGTATTGTTCAGTTAGACTGGTTTTTTTCAACGCTGGCAGTTACATTGCTGTTTCAGGCTGATCAGCAATGGATCAGGCCTGCATTCCAGGCATGGATATTATTGAACATGCTGTTCGGGACGGTATTTGTTTACACCATGCGCAATAAAAACAAGATGGCACTGCGTATCTTGCTGGCGCTATTGCCATTCTGGCTGGCGGTAGCCTTGCGCAGCTTGCGCAATGTCGCCCTGCTGCCATCCAATATCGTGACCGACAATACCTACTATCTTGGCATGGCCCTGTATATGCTTGCGCTAAACTACGCTGTCAGCATAAAGATCAAGACCTTGCGGGAGGCTCATGATCATGCTCAGGCCGAGGCACTGCGTCTGGCAAAAAAGAATGAACACGAACTTGAAGAACAGGTTATTCAGCGTACCGTGCAATTACAGCAGGCGGTACGTCGGGTAGAAGCTTCCTTGCAGATAGAACGGCGCGCACAAGCGGAACAGCGCGAGTTCTTTGCCACGGTTTCGCATGAGCTGCGCACTCCCCTGACCGTAATTGACATGACGGCACAAAACCTGGAGCTGGATGCCACCGAGCTGGACACAGAAACACGCAACCGCTACAGCAAGATACTGCAGGCAACCAACCGGCTGAGCCTGTTGCTGGACAGGTATCTGAATGAGGACAGCTTCACGCTGATGAGGCGTGGCGTGCAGTATCGACAGTGCAATCTGCACATGATGCTTGAGGATGCGGCCCGCTCGGCTTCCATTCTGTCCAGCGCGCATCAGTTCATCTTGCAGCTGGATCTGCTGCCGGAAAACATTGTCTGCGACCCTGACCTGATGCTCTTGGTGCTGCGCAGCCTGGCAGATAATGCGGTCAAGTACACGCCGCCGGAGTCCACCATCTTGTTTACCGGCAGCGCTGCTGGTGATCACATCAATATTTTCATCAGGGATAACGGGCCCGGAATGAGCGCAGAAACACTTGCACGCGTATTTGAACCACATTTTCGCGGTGCAAACAGTACCGGCAAGCCAGGTAGCGGCCTGGGCTTGATGCTGGCGCGCAAACTGATGGAAAACCAGGGTGGTCGACTGGAAATAGACAGCCTGGAAGGCAAAGGCTGCAGAATCCATCTGTGTTTGCCACTACATATTGCCGCAGTAGCCGATATCAGCCCGGCCTAG
- a CDS encoding autotransporter outer membrane beta-barrel domain-containing protein, with protein MNSFGVQLGDWGTCCYNSSLYIQFGNQASNTWEGAQLIGTATKIADVPEQANGKTYTFIGAINDTNFFDMVRIYGDGNGDVLYAGGTIYTGSVALNSVPASAGSSTQTSSSDIDKAQSQYLASNLGGSVNPAFVGGTLKSDVASVTQNFTIDDSVNGASSTIDQNGMDSNYSGVLSNAAGKTGSITISNSGTGGSVTFSGSNTYTGTTTIDGNATLALSGNGSISSSSAVIDNGSLDISATNSGASINSLSGNGAVALGSKTLTLSNANDTFAGVIAGSGGLTVAGGNEILTGANTYSGSTTISSGAGLTLSGNGSLASTAVNIANGATLNDNNSGLSGAANLTADGALTLGADEAIAQLNGATSGTVALGAHTLTIGNGGSFAGVVSGTGGLTVAGGNETLTGANTYSGSTTIRSGAGLTLSGNGSLANSTISDAGSLTLAANAAAKSLSGAGTVNLGGNTLTLNNAGDTFSGVIAGSGGLALNGGTEVLSGSNTYSGGTRVNAGTLVVSSDANLGSGALTLNGGTLHSTASFATSRELTLQTGSTSAINTDSGTNLLLEGVVSGAGNLLKNGSGTLEVNGAHNTFSGQTTINGGVVQIDDGASLGTGLIVLNGGTLQTLSTLSNAQQVLVSGSSSVNTNAGTTATMSGTVTSSGSSSCFNKTGAGTLNMTGNATLSNGTCVQEGTLRANGDLTSNVTVDSSGTLRGTGVINGTTTVTGKLAPGNSPGTLVSTGTVTMTSGSTFEEDIDGTGIGTGAGNYSRLIITGSSSQFVAAGTLTPLLRGITTDPAIPSSTANNTFTPSLGDSFRIITAAGGIVGRFDSLVQPSAGLAADTQLVAFYNQLGSNSVDLRLTPTSYAKYLGGSNQNARNVGSVLDKVLGGQVNNTDTTAQSNLLYAVAGLNAEQLKTASRRLSGEVHAALAATAPLASRALQNDVSNHLQQDAAAGVNQDGTPARVLWANSNVDHQQLKADDFASGYKTNRSQFSVGIDAYTTSQTRAGFGMSHAETSIGQESGSGSLSETMVFVYGSQAVGKFYLDGMASIGSADWGSSRRDPLQLSGGLASGATGSNALLSTGLRMPITLDKGIVEPFARVIWQRSSHDAQNEGAASVSALSMQGYAASGVRSMIGFSGKSLEQDPLKAAFTYQLSLAVGQDSGKLSRPQVDSQLAGLGVSTSATHSGRQFVQTQLNGTLKVGKQSYLYGGVNGELAQGRSEYGASAGLRIAF; from the coding sequence ATGAATTCGTTTGGTGTCCAACTGGGAGACTGGGGTACTTGCTGCTATAACTCTTCGCTTTATATCCAGTTTGGCAATCAGGCAAGCAATACCTGGGAAGGTGCACAGCTGATTGGCACTGCAACAAAAATTGCTGATGTTCCCGAGCAGGCTAATGGGAAAACCTATACCTTTATCGGTGCCATCAACGATACAAACTTCTTCGATATGGTCCGTATCTACGGTGATGGTAATGGTGATGTACTGTATGCCGGCGGAACGATTTACACCGGCTCTGTAGCACTTAATTCGGTACCAGCCAGTGCCGGCTCCTCTACGCAAACCAGTAGTAGCGATATCGACAAGGCTCAGTCTCAATACCTGGCCAGCAATCTTGGTGGTTCGGTCAATCCTGCCTTTGTAGGGGGGACGCTCAAGAGCGATGTTGCCAGTGTGACGCAAAATTTCACCATTGATGATTCAGTCAATGGTGCCAGCAGTACGATCGATCAGAATGGCATGGACAGCAATTATTCCGGCGTATTGTCAAATGCTGCGGGAAAAACCGGCTCCATTACCATCAGCAATAGTGGCACGGGCGGTAGTGTCACTTTCTCTGGCAGCAATACCTATACCGGTACAACCACCATCGATGGCAACGCAACTCTGGCATTGTCCGGGAATGGCAGTATTTCTTCCTCAAGTGCCGTAATTGATAATGGCAGCCTTGATATTTCAGCCACCAATAGTGGTGCAAGCATCAACAGCCTGTCTGGTAATGGTGCAGTGGCACTTGGCAGCAAGACGCTTACCCTGAGTAATGCCAACGATACTTTTGCTGGTGTCATCGCAGGATCGGGCGGCCTGACCGTGGCTGGCGGCAATGAAATCCTGACGGGTGCCAATACCTATAGTGGATCCACCACCATTAGCAGTGGGGCAGGCCTGACGCTGTCCGGTAACGGCAGCCTGGCCAGCACGGCGGTGAACATTGCCAACGGTGCCACGCTGAACGATAACAACAGCGGCCTGTCCGGTGCCGCCAACCTGACGGCAGACGGTGCGCTGACGCTGGGTGCCGATGAAGCCATTGCCCAGCTCAATGGTGCTACCAGCGGTACGGTTGCGCTGGGCGCGCATACCCTGACCATTGGCAATGGCGGCAGCTTTGCCGGTGTTGTCAGCGGCACGGGCGGCCTGACCGTGGCTGGCGGCAATGAAACCCTGACGGGTGCCAATACCTATAGTGGATCCACCACCATTCGCAGTGGGGCAGGCCTGACGCTGTCCGGTAACGGCAGTCTGGCCAATTCCACCATCAGCGATGCCGGTAGCTTGACGCTGGCTGCCAACGCCGCTGCCAAATCCCTGTCTGGCGCTGGTACTGTCAATCTGGGTGGCAATACGCTGACCTTGAACAATGCCGGTGACACTTTCTCCGGTGTGATTGCCGGCAGCGGTGGCCTGGCGCTGAACGGTGGTACTGAAGTATTGAGCGGCAGCAATACTTATAGTGGCGGTACCCGTGTCAATGCTGGCACGCTTGTGGTATCCAGTGATGCCAACCTTGGCAGCGGTGCGCTGACCCTGAATGGCGGTACGCTGCACAGTACGGCCAGCTTTGCCACTAGTCGTGAACTCACGCTGCAGACGGGCTCCACCAGCGCCATCAATACCGATAGCGGCACCAATCTGCTGCTGGAAGGGGTAGTCAGCGGCGCTGGCAATCTGCTGAAGAATGGTAGCGGTACGCTGGAGGTCAATGGTGCGCACAACACCTTCTCCGGTCAAACCACGATTAATGGTGGTGTGGTGCAGATTGATGACGGGGCGTCCTTGGGTACCGGCCTTATCGTACTGAATGGTGGCACCTTGCAGACACTCAGTACCTTGAGCAATGCCCAGCAGGTGTTGGTCAGTGGCAGTTCGTCGGTGAATACCAATGCAGGCACCACCGCCACCATGTCTGGCACCGTTACCAGTTCAGGAAGCAGCAGCTGCTTTAACAAGACTGGTGCCGGCACGCTTAACATGACGGGCAATGCCACGCTGTCCAACGGGACTTGCGTGCAGGAAGGCACCTTGCGTGCCAATGGTGATCTCACCAGTAATGTAACGGTAGACAGTAGCGGTACTTTACGCGGTACCGGGGTTATCAATGGCACCACCACCGTAACCGGCAAGCTGGCTCCCGGTAACTCTCCTGGCACACTGGTTTCCACCGGAACAGTAACCATGACCAGTGGCAGTACCTTCGAAGAAGACATCGACGGTACCGGAATCGGGACGGGCGCTGGCAACTATTCTCGTCTGATCATCACAGGCAGCAGCAGCCAGTTTGTTGCTGCCGGCACCTTGACTCCGCTGCTGCGTGGCATCACCACTGACCCGGCCATCCCTAGCAGCACGGCCAACAATACCTTTACGCCATCTTTGGGTGATAGCTTCCGCATCATCACCGCAGCGGGTGGCATTGTCGGCCGCTTTGACAGCCTGGTACAACCCAGTGCCGGTCTGGCGGCAGATACCCAGTTGGTGGCTTTCTACAATCAGCTGGGCAGCAATAGTGTTGATTTGCGCCTGACACCCACTTCCTATGCCAAGTATCTGGGTGGAAGTAATCAGAATGCGCGCAATGTCGGCAGTGTGCTGGACAAGGTGCTGGGCGGACAGGTGAACAATACCGATACGACCGCGCAAAGCAATCTGCTGTATGCCGTGGCCGGCTTGAATGCGGAGCAGCTGAAAACTGCATCGCGCCGCCTGTCTGGTGAAGTGCATGCTGCCTTGGCTGCCACTGCACCGCTGGCTTCGCGTGCATTGCAGAATGATGTCAGCAATCACTTGCAGCAGGATGCCGCCGCCGGTGTGAATCAGGACGGTACGCCGGCTCGGGTGTTATGGGCCAACTCCAATGTGGACCATCAGCAACTGAAAGCAGATGATTTTGCCTCCGGCTACAAAACCAATCGCAGTCAGTTCAGCGTCGGTATTGATGCCTACACGACCAGCCAGACCCGCGCCGGTTTTGGTATGTCGCATGCGGAAACCTCGATTGGCCAGGAGTCCGGCAGCGGTAGCCTGAGTGAAACCATGGTGTTTGTATATGGCTCGCAGGCCGTTGGCAAATTCTACCTGGATGGCATGGCATCCATTGGTAGCGCAGACTGGGGCAGCAGCCGTAGGGACCCCTTGCAGCTGAGTGGTGGCCTGGCTTCCGGCGCGACTGGCAGCAATGCCTTGCTCAGTACTGGCTTGCGCATGCCCATTACCCTGGACAAGGGCATTGTCGAGCCGTTTGCCCGGGTCATCTGGCAGCGTAGCAGCCACGACGCCCAGAACGAGGGTGCGGCTTCGGTATCGGCACTCAGTATGCAGGGCTATGCCGCCAGTGGTGTCCGCAGCATGATCGGTTTCAGCGGCAAATCCCTGGAACAGGACCCGCTCAAAGCTGCCTTTACCTATCAGCTGTCGCTGGCGGTGGGGCAGGACAGCGGCAAGCTGTCCCGTCCGCAAGTGGATAGCCAGCTTGCCGGTTTGGGTGTGAGTACCAGCGCTACGCATAGTGGCCGTCAATTTGTGCAAACCCAGTTGAATGGCACGCTGAAAGTGGGCAAGCAGTCCTACCTGTACGGTGGCGTCAATGGTGAGCTGGCGCAGGGGCGAAGCGAGTATGGCGCTTCTGCCGGCTTGCGCATTGCTTTCTGA
- a CDS encoding substrate-binding periplasmic protein: MSCVHAISLRSSAQEGNLLRFNPQDSHLPGFSMELIRLLHQTDPQLLISGQDRFRSLRRLEADLDSGKIDMVVGMEGTVARRQRFMVITRPVLYVQHVALAVRQDDALLQLPADGMQGLGRYGIVAVAQGSAYAAYLSTPGGGQADDGAIAITGNLGKLMRHRVRFVLHAEEELGWHIQQLRLQPQIRLIPVPLARQDVCLILSRRLPASTVRHLRAVLQRLERSGSLTALRAKYGLKGRPQQPSRRVLPVRRQGSKI, encoded by the coding sequence GTGAGCTGTGTCCATGCAATCAGCCTGCGTAGCAGTGCTCAGGAAGGAAACCTGCTGCGCTTCAATCCTCAGGATTCGCACCTGCCCGGTTTCAGCATGGAGTTGATCCGGCTACTGCATCAGACCGATCCGCAGTTGCTTATCAGCGGCCAGGATCGTTTCCGCTCGCTGCGGCGTCTGGAGGCTGATCTGGACAGCGGAAAAATCGATATGGTGGTTGGCATGGAGGGTACGGTTGCACGGCGGCAGCGCTTCATGGTGATTACCCGGCCGGTGTTGTATGTGCAGCATGTCGCGCTGGCGGTGCGTCAGGATGATGCGCTGTTGCAGCTGCCGGCCGATGGCATGCAAGGGCTTGGCCGGTATGGCATTGTCGCTGTTGCCCAGGGCTCGGCATATGCGGCGTATCTGTCCACGCCGGGTGGGGGGCAAGCAGATGATGGTGCCATTGCGATTACCGGTAATCTAGGCAAGCTGATGCGTCACCGCGTACGTTTTGTCTTGCACGCGGAAGAAGAGCTTGGTTGGCATATCCAGCAATTGCGCTTGCAGCCGCAGATACGCTTGATCCCCGTGCCGCTTGCCCGGCAGGATGTCTGCCTCATATTGTCCAGACGGCTGCCGGCCTCAACCGTCAGGCATTTGCGGGCTGTGTTGCAGCGGCTGGAGCGCTCCGGCAGTCTGACTGCCTTGAGAGCCAAATATGGTTTGAAGGGCAGGCCGCAACAGCCATCCCGTCGGGTTTTGCCGGTCCGTCGCCAGGGCAGCAAGATCTAG